The sequence TCGCACGCCAACCGGCGTTTGGGGATGGGGCGGCGTGCGATCCTTGTCGTCATGCTCGCAGCCGGGACATCTGGTGTGACCTCGGGGTGCAAAGACGGTCCGATGTATGCGCTCAAAACAGTGAACCCCTATTTCACTATGCGGCAGTGGAAGCGGGACGAGGAAATTGGGATTACGGACCACCAACGCCGCCAAGAACTCCAGTCGCTCGTCAAGACGATGTCGGGGCTTCCACCGGAGCGTCAGGCGTATTGGTCCAAGCATCTCGAGCAAATCTACAAGCACGATGCGAACGCGGAAATGCGTCGTTTGGCTGTTGTTGCGGCGGGGAAATCGTCGGACCCCTCGATGTTGAAATTAATTGAAAAGAGTTTAGAGGACGACGTGATCAAGGTCCGCATGGAAGCATGTCGGGCGCTGGGGAATCGCCGCGAAGACGAGGCGACGCGAATGTTAGCGGAGACGATCGGTCGTTCTCAGAACAAAGACGTGCGGCATGCCGCGATCTCGGCGCTCGCGGAGCATCCCGGCCAAGTCGCTACCAATTCGCTCAAACTCGCGTTGGAGGACCGAGACCCTGCGACGCAAAGTCTCGTGATCGGTGCCCTGCGGCAGAACACCGGCAAGGATTATGGTGACGATCCGGAGACCTGGATCGCGGGACTCGATGGCAAAGATGTGGATGAAAAACCCCGTGGCGGGATCGGATCCTACTTCTAGTCCGCTGGTGCCTTCGTCATTTTCGCGGGTCGCAGTTGCCAATCCGAACCCGACACGCCAGCGAGGAATGAGCCCGACTGCCTCGCCAGCGCATCGGGTGCGTCAATCGAGTTGCGACGGATCGGCGTCACTCGCGCAATGACGCTATGGAAACGGCGCGAAATGAAGTAGAATGGGGAGCCTCCTGCATGCTCCTCTGCTCACCGCTGTGAAAAACTCCACCGATGGCGACTCAACGACTGACCAAACACAACGCGTCGATGATCCTCGCGGGTGTGGCGTTGAAAGCCGACCGCAATGCAGATGCTTTGTTGTTGTTGCTCGACGGTGGGACGGATTGGAAACGCATCTCCGAACTGACCGATGCGTCCAAAAACACCGTCATTATTGCGGTCGATACGCTTGAGGATCTGGACGGAGCCGCCGAAGCGGGCTTGCGTCCGCTGGCTTTGAACAAGGAAAAAGCGCCGCTGCTCGAGCGTCTCCAGGAGGCGTTGTTGGAGGCTGCCGCCGATGAGATGATCCGCACCAATGGTGAGGTGGTGGCCGTTTACAGTGGTTTCCAGCAGGGCCGTCTCGACTCGATCAGTCACCTGCAACTCGACGAACGGATGCGGCGGTTCACCGTCCGCGATCTGCAAACGCTCGAAAGCAGCGTGCCGTTGAAAACGATCAAGGCGGTCGTTGATCTGGCGTCACAAATCGGTCGGGAAGGCCGTGAAGGTAAAGCCGTCGGTACCATGTTTGTTGTCGGTGATACCCGCAAAGTGCTCGAGCATTCCAGCGACGGGGGCGTCGACCCATTTCGTGGGTACAATAAAAAACACCGCAATCTGCTTGATCCCAAGGTGCAAGAAGACGCCAAGGAGGTCGCCCAGCTCGACGGGGCCTTCGTCGTCACCAGCGAGGGGGTGATCGAGCGAAGCCGGCAGATGCTCGAGGTATCCCACGAAGATCTGAAAATGACCAAGGGCCTCGGCTCGCGGCACTGGGCCGCCGCGGCGATCACGCGAAAAACCAAGGCGGTCTCCGTCGTGATCAGTCAATCGACCGGAACCGTTCGGCTCTATCAAAACGGTTTCCTCATTCTGCAGATCGTGCCGATGGATAAAGCGGTGAAATGGCAGGAGTTTGCCTTCGAGCCACCGCAACAATCGAGTGAGGATTGACCGCGCGTTACGATTTGCTAGTTTCTGGCGAAATCACGGTCCCCAGTTCGGGGCTCCATTTCTCTCGTAGCCAACCAGCGGATCAACCTCATGACCAACACCCGAACCGAACGCGACTCCATGGGCGAAGTTCACGTTCCCGCGGACGCCTACTACGGTGCACAAACCCAGCGTGCCGTTGAGAATTTCCCCGTCAGCGGTTGGGAGATGTCACCGGCAATGATCTCAGCGATGGGACGGGTCAAGTGGGCCTGCGGGATTGCCAATGCCGATCTCGGCAAGCTCACCGGTAGCGGCAAGAACCCGCTCTCGGACAAGCAAGTCGCTTCCATGTTGAGCGCCTGCCAGGAAATTGCCGACGGCAAACTGGCTGATCAATTTCCCGTTGACGTGTTCCAAACCGGCAGTGGAACAAGCAGCAACATGAACATCAACGAGGTCATCAGCAATCGCGCGATCGAGATCGACGGTGGCGATCGGATGTCGGAGGGGAAATCAATCCATCCCAACGATCACGTGAACATGGGGCAGAGTACCAATGACACGTTCCCCACTGCGATCCATGTCGCTACCGCTGTCGAGATCCACAACAAATTGATTCCGACACTGCGGCGGATGCACGCTTCGCTGCAGGCCAAGGCAGAGGCCTGGGACAAGATCATCAAGATTGGACGAACACACCTGATGGACGCCACGCCCCTGCGATTGGGCCAGGAGTTCGGCGGGTTTGCTCGCCAAATCGAAATGTCCATTAGTCGCGCCGAACGCGCCCGTGACGCTGTACTCGAATTGCCCGTGGGTGGGACGGCGGTGGGGAGCGGAATCAATACCCACCCTGAATTCGGGGCACGCGTCGCCGCGGAACTCGCCAAACAGACCAATATTGACTTCGTCGAGGCGACCAACCATTTCGAAGGCAATGCCAACCGCGATGGATTGGTCGAAGCCCACGGTCAACTCAAGTGCATCGCTCAGACCTTGCTGGGGCTGGCCAATAATATTCGTTGGCTCGGTAGTGGACCGCGGTGCGGTTACTACGAAATCAAACTGCCCACCCGGCAACCCGGCAGTTCGATCATGCCTGGTAAGGTGAATCCAGTGATGTGTGAATCGTTGATGCAGATCGCCGCCCGCGTGATTGGTAACGACACGACGGTCACCGTCAGTGGCGGATGTGGCGGCAACTTCCAGCTCAATATCATGATGCCCGTCATGGGGCACACCGTCCTTGAGTCAATCGGGCTGCTCGATGGCGGTTGTGCTGCCTTCATCGAATTCTGCCTCGATGGCATGGAACCGAACGAGGAAGCTTGCAACGCCGCAGTGGAACAATCGCTGTCGATGTGCACCAGTCTCAATCCATTGATTGGTTACGAACAAGCGGCCGCGTTGGCGAAGGAAGCCTTCAAAACCGGTCAGACGATCCGTGAACTCTGTGAGGAGAAAAACCTCCTGCCCGCTGACCAGCTCAAGGATGCTCTTGATCCTTGGAAAATGACGGAACCGCAAGCGTAGCGACTGCGTGTTTTCAATGTGATTGTTGAATACGACGGCGTTGCTGTGAGTTTCATCCTTCGCCGCGTCGATCAGCAGGATCGGTTGCTCGTCCGCTGCGTTGAGCAGTGCGTCGGGCAGTTCGGATTTGCCGGACAGTTCATCCATGTATCGCTGCGGGAGCTCTGGTAGAGTTCCGGGTCTCGGATGGTGGTCGGAGTCTCGGAGAGACTCCGCTACTCATGGGCTGCGATGGCGTCGGCGAGGGCTTGCATGGTTGCCGTGGGAGCGATCGCATCGACACGGCGGTGATATCGGCGGAGTACCTCGGCGGTGATCGGACTGATCGCCGCGAAGCGACATTTCTCCAGATCGTCCCCATAGAGTCGCTCCAGGTTTTCGGCGGTTGCGCTGCTCGTGACGGTGACCCAGTCGATCTCGCCGCGGCGTAGCATGGCAGCGATGTCCGGATTCGCGGCTGCGGCATCCGTGTTTTGGTACGCGACGACTTCGGCGACGTCAGCGCCAGCGGACCGCAAACCAACAGGCAATGCGTGGCTGCCGCGACTGGCCCGAATGATTAGTACGCGTTCGTTTCGGACACTCTCGCCGAGTTCCGCGATCAGACCATCGGCATCGAATTGTGGGGGAATCGTATCGGCGACCAGGTGATACTTACTCAGAGCAGCCGCTGTTGCGTTGCCAACGGCGGCAATCCGCAGGCCGGCAAGAGAGCGTAGATCTCGGCCGCATTCGAGAATGCGATCCATGAAATATCGCACTCCGTTGGCACTGGCAAAAACGATGGTTTGGAAGGTAGGTAGCCGATCGATAGCACCGTCGACGTCCGACCAATCCTGGGGTGCACTCACCTCGATAACGCTGTGGCGAACCACACTGGCGCCCAGTTCCTCGAGGGGGCGAGCGAGTTCATCGGCTTGGTCGGCCGGGCGCGTCACGAGCACGCGTTGGCCATGGAGTGGTCGGCGGCGGAACCAGTCCATCGTTTCGGCCAGTCGCGTCACTTCGCCCACAATGGTAATCACCGGCGGCCGGAATCGGCTGGCGGGTGTCAGTTGCTCCACCACCTCGTCGAGCCGACAGGAGATCTGTTGCTGGTCCGGTAGGCTGCATCGGCGCACCAATGCGCACGGCGTTTCTGGCGGTTTTCCTGCGTCGAGCAGTGCCTGCGTCCATGTCTGTGCGGTTGTCACGCCCATGTAAATCACCAGCGTGCCCGGGAAAGCCGCCAGAGCAGCCCAATCCAGAGCAGATTTGGACTTGCCTGGCTCCTCGTGCCCGGTCACCAAGGCGACTGCGGATGCGATTCCGCGATGGGTGATGGGGATGCCTGCATAGGATCCTGCCGCCAACGCGGCGGTGATCCCGGGCACAATCTCGTAACGTATTTTTGCGGCGACGAGCGCGTCGACCTCTTCGCTGGTCCGTGCAAATACCGCCGGATCGCCTCCCTTGAGCCTCACCACGCACTTGCCCTCAGAGGCATGACGGAGTGTTTCGGCAATGATCTCGGGTTGGGTCCAGATTCGAGTTTGCCCATGCTTGCCAACACAAATGCACTCAGCTTGAGGTGCATGGGCCAACATGTCGGCATTGGTGAGCCCATCGTAGAGCACCACGTCGCAGCGGCGCAGCCAGTGTTCGCCGCGGAGGGTCAGCAATTCAGGGTGGCCGGGCCCCGCCCCCACCAGAGCGACGAATCCGGGAGCGGTGTGGGCGATGGGATTTTTCTGAGGTGAGATCACGAAAGGTGGTTTCCAGACATAGGTTTTCCAAAATATCGGGGGAGCGGGCGGGCGACGTGCGAACCCTACACAGCAGGTAGGTCGCTTTGACCGTCCCCCGGGCTGTGTTGCGGGCGAGTATTCGCACATTCAGACCGATTCCGCCATGCACGCAGCGCCGAGGGGAGCGGGGACGATGCATTCATCACTCCTTCCGGTGGCACCGATTATGGAAGTTTTGCTTGGATCTGGACAGCCGCCCGTCCGATGGGCATAATACGCCGCTTGCCAATTCACTCGCAGGCGGACGCCCGCCGCGAAATCAACATTTTCTGTAGTCTCCAACGGGGCGGCGCGCGATTGCCGCTGCCAAACACATGCCAAATACCCAGAGCGCCAAGAAACGACTCCGTCAAAGCGAAGTCCGCCGTCTCCGAAATCGCGGCGTCCGCAGTAACATGCGTGGCGCTGTCCGCCGTGTCCGCGAAGCAGTTGCTGCTGGCGAGCACGAAAAGGCTCAGAGCGAGTTTCGGTTGGCGTGCAAAAAGCTCGACCAAGCTGCGGCTCGTAATGTCATCCACCGCAACGCCGCCGCTCGGACCAAGAGCCGACTCGCTGCAGCGGTGAAAAAGGTCGCACAAGCCGCCTAATTGGCCCACCGATTTCGTTGATCTCCGCCATCGGTAGCTTGGAACACCGTCCCGAGCGTGCCCAATCGCAGATCAGCTCAATGTGGTGGTATCTCGGACGGGAGAACGCTCCCATCCTACGGTCGCATCTCGGGAACCAGTGAAAACGAGCGACATGACATCACTCCCGGTCGCGAGCGTTGCTGTCGTCTTGCCCGCCGCTGGCAGCGGCCAGCGATTTGGTGATCACGCCAATAAACTCTTTGCTCATTTGGACGGGCGTCCGCTCTGGACGCATGCCGCCGAAACGCTGCTGCGCCGAGTTGAGGTGAACCTCATCTGGCTGGTCGTGTCCCCACAGGATCACGATCGTTTTGCGGATCAGGTATCGAGTTTGTCGCAGCCCGACAGGGTTCGGCTTGTTATTGGCGGTGCCCAACGCAGCGACAGCGTTGCTGCGGCGCTCGCGGAAATCAATCGCTCCAGTAGTGAAGCGACTCGTTGGATAGCGATCCATGACGCCGCTCGCCCGTTGCTGAAGGACTCCGACGTATCGGCCGTGTTCGAGTGTGCGGCGCAGACGGGTGCGGCGATCTTGGCCACGCCCGTGACCGGAACACTCAAGCGTGGCTCTGGCGACAATTCCGCTTGCCAGACCATCGATCGCAGAGGAGTATGGGTAGCCCAGACACCGCAGGTGTTTGCCGTCGACGTTGTGAGTCAAGCATATGCTCGCCATCGGGGCCGGCCTGCGACGGACGACGCGGAGTTGGTCGAGCGAACAGGTCATCCCGTTTCGCTAATCAGCGGCGCTGCAGACAATCTAAAAATCACTTATCCCGAAGACTTGGCGGTCGCCGCAGCATTGATGCAAACCCGGTTATCGTAATTCCCCACTGACGCAACGGGGTATCGTTCTTGCCGCCCGAAGTTATCCGAATCAACAACACAAAAACTAATTAGCATGACGCAGTCGAACTCCGAAGCGGTCGCCGAGACATCAGCGGGAACGTCCTCAACTGAAAACCTGCTTGAGGAACTGCGGTGGCGTGGCTTGATCCACCAGACCACCGATGAAGATGGACTTGGCAAACTACTAGCTTCGGGGCCGCAAAGTATCTACATCGGTTTTGATCCGACCGCCTCGAGTCTGCACGTGGGTGGGTTGATGCAGTTGATGATGCTGCGTCGGTTCCAGCGAGCGGGGCATCGCCCGATCGCATTGGTCGGAGGTGCCACAGGGATGATCGGCGACCCGAGTGGCAAGAGTGAAGAACGCAATTTGCTCTCTGCGGAACAGTTGCAATGCAATGTCGACGGGGTCGCTGCACAAATGCGGCGCTTCCTGGACTTCGCGGGCGAGGCGGGGTTCAGCGGCCAGAATGGCGCGCTGTTGTTAAACAATTTTGATTGGATGAAGGGCTACTCGTACCTCGAATTTCTGCGGGATGTTGGTAAGAACTTCCCCATCGGCACGATGATGGGCAAAGAATCGGTGCGGAGCCGTATCAATAGCGATGCGGGATTAAGCTACACCGAATTCAGCTACATGTTGTTGCAGGCGTATGACTTTGTGCATTTATCGCGGACTCATGGCTGCCGTATCCAGGCCGGCGGTAGCGACCAGTGGGGCAACATTACTGCTGGCATTGATCTGGGTCGGCGGATGACAGGTGACCAGCTCTTTGGGCTGACCGCACCGCTGCTGACGACCAGCGATGGCAAAAAAATGGGTAAGACTGAGAAGGGTGCGATTTGGTTGGATGCGGATCGCACCAGCCCCTATGCGTTCTACCAGTACTGGGTCCATGTCAACGACGAAGATGTGATGCGATGCATCGCTTACCTGACCGAGATCGATAAAGATGAGTACGACGAGTTAGCTGAGCGAACCGACAAGGCAGCTGGAGAACGGGCGGCTCAAAAACGCTTGGCCCAGTGGATGACCGAGTTGGTGCATGGCAGTGAGGGTCTGCAGTCGGCCGAGCGAGCGACGACCATTCTCTTCGGCGGTGACATTGGAAATACGCCCGATGCGGAACTGCAGGAAATCTTTGCTGATGTGCCCAGTTGTGATGTCACGACGGAGCAGATTGCCGGTGATGGATTGTGGATCATCGAGGCGTTGCAGCTGGCTGGGCTATGCTCGAGCGGCGGAGACGCACGTCGTAGCGTCAAGGAAAACAGCATCTCGCTCAATAGCGTTCGCGTTGGAGATGAACAGAAGCGGATCTCACGCGAAGATTTTGCGGGGCGAAGTGTCGTTGTGCTGCGTCGTGGGAAGCGAAAATATGCACTGTTAAAACTCATGCCCGATGCATCCTTAGGTGAAAAAAATGCGAACGCAACTTGAAGAAACGCTCCAGCAGCTCCGCGCTCAGCTTGCTGGTCTCGAAAGCTTAGCTCCCGAGCAGCGGCGGCAACTGCAGACGACCGTTGATGAAATCGAGCATAGTCTCGACGAGCAAGATGTCAGTTCCCACTCGATTGCTACTCGATTGAGCGATGCCACTGCGGAGTTCCAGGAGTCGCATCCATCGTTGACCAATAGTGTCGGGCGCATAGCGGACATGCTCGCGCAAATGGGAATCTGAATTTCCTGGCGATCGGTTGCTCGGTGACTCCTGCCACCGCCTTTCATAGCGGTGGGTGGTCGGTGGGGGACGCTCGTCCCACGCTAATCCACCCCATGTTGATACGCAGAGCGTCGAGTACAATCAGTCGCACTCCGATCCAGATGGGTGCATCACAGGATGCGAAACGCAACGAAGTATCTGCTAGAACGAGAGAGCCCGTGGGCCAAGAGATTCATTCCATTCGTGCGTATCAGTATCTGCGCAACCGATTGATTTCGGGAGATTTTGAACCAGGAACTCGGTTGCTCTATGGGCCCATCGGAAAGGAACTCGGTGTCAGTGCAACGCCCGTGCGTGAGGCTGCCGGGCGACTGGCTAATGAAGGATTGGTCGATCTCGTTCCTCAAATCGGTGCCGTGGTCCGTACGATTGGACGCGCCGAACTGATTGAGATTTACGAGGTGCGCGAGATTATCGAACCTGGTGCAGCGGCGATTGCTGCTCGCAAGGCGACCGCGGACCAAATCGCGAGCATCGAAGCGGAGCTCACGAAAATGTACGCCGCGGCCGCTGATCAGGAGCGTTCAGGGACTGACGTTGCGGGGCGTGAAATCAAGCGGGAGTTTGACCGTGCCGATTTATCGTTTCATATGCGATCTCTCGAGGCGACAGGCAACCGCGCGATCGTGCAAACGGCCACGCACTCACATGCCTTGATCCGCGTATTTGGAATTCGGAAGAATATTCACGACGCCGACTCAATGAAATTGACTTGCGCTCAACATCAAGCGATCTTGGATGCCATCGCCAGCCATGATGCGGACGCGGCAGCGGCGGCCGCGCTCGAGCACATCCAATACGGGCTGATGCTGTATCTGAAATTGATGGAACAGCTCGGTATGGAATCTGATATTGGCCAGGCATCCGAGGTCGAGTGATTCATGCCTGACCTCATCGCGCAAGGGGCTGTCGAATCCCAGGGAACCACGCCCGGCTCAGGCCGTTGGCGACGCGGGTTGCCGGAGATCGCCGCTGGTCGCGACGTGTTGCTCGGACGTCAGCCGCAGTCGTCTCCACCGCCGGAGCGGTCATCTTTGCTGGGCGGTCCCGCCCATGTCGATGTGCGTGCGGCCACAGCGCCGGGACAGCGTCAGAAACGCCATGTTGCCGCGATCCCATGGGCGGTTCCTTGGGACAGTTCCATCTCGCGGCACCATGCGATCCTGACACCACTGAGTGGTGATCGATTGCAGGTCGAGCGTGATCCGCGTGCCCGCAACCCGATCTTCTACCGCGGTAAGCCACGCGATCAGTTTGTCCTCGTTCCCGGCGAGCACTTTGTGATTGGGAAGACCACCTTCACACTCGCTCGCCGTCCAGGGTTTTCTGTCGAACCGAACCGAGACTCCCGGCCTGCTGAGCTTGCAGGAGGTCCCGCAATTTCTGATTCATCCACTTCACCGACGCCTGACTACATGGTCGGATCCGACAGCGGTGAGGTGACGGAAATGGCGTTTGCTGAGTCGGCTCTCCGACAGAAGAACTTTTATGATTCGCAGGCCCGCATCGAACTGTTAGCTCGACTGCCTGATCTGGTTGCAGGAAGTGTCAGTGACGATGAGCTATTTGCTCGGGTCACCGATGTTTTGCTGCGGGCGACTCCCTCTGCATCGGCTGTCGCAATTGTGCGAGCAAATGTCCGCGACCCAGATTTGCAAGCATCTGAGTCGATGTCGGACGCATCTGCCATGCAGATCCTGCACTACGATGTTCGTGACAATCAGTCGAACTCGCACGACGTGAGCACGAAGTTGGTCAACGCTACGCTGCGCCGCCGTGATAGCGTCCTGCATCTCTGGGAGACGTTGCCCTCGCGGCCGTCCGCCGGCCAGCACGGGGCGGAGGCTGAGGTTCCTGAGTACACCGTGAACGAGAACGTTGATTGGGCGTTTTGTGTTCCCCTGCGGAGCGAGGCGTGCCGTGGTTGGGTGCTCTACGTGACCGGCAGCCGAGCGGGCGTGATGGCGGCCGGGACCCGCATGTCGGGAAGTTCGGCGAGCGATGCGAGAACGCTTGTCGATCGACTGAGTGACGACGTCAAATTCGCTGAAGTCGTCGGCTCGCTGGTGTCGGGAATCCGTCAGGCCAATCAGTTTCAGCAACGGCATGCGGCGATGCGCCGATTCTTTGCGCCGGTCGTACTCGATGCGATCGCTGGCACCGATTCAGAGAATTGGCTGCAGCCGCGTGAATGCAGTCTGTCGGTCATGTTTTGTGACCTGCGTGGGTTTTCTCTGACGTCCGAAATTCAGGGCGGCCAATTGCTCACGTTGCTCGAACAGGTCAGTGATGCTCTCGGCGTGATGACCAAGCACATCCTTAATACCGAAGGGGTCATCGGCGATTTTCACGGGGATGCTGCGATGGGGTTTTGGGGTTGGCCATTGCCCCTGCCACACGGCACCGATCCAATGATTGCTGCGAGCGCTGCGGCCGCTCAAGCAGCAGCCGATATTCGTCGCGATTATGCCAGAGGCGAGACTGAGTTTCGCTGTGGAATTGGGATCGCATCGGGTCGCGCGGTCGCGGGAAGGATTGGCACGGTCGATCAAGTCAAGGTGACGGCGTTCGGCCCCGTGGTGAATCTGGCCAGCCGACTCGAAGGGCTGACGAAGGTGTTTGGTGTCGAGATCATTGTTGATCACCTCACGGCGAAACATTTGCGAGGTCCAGCGTCGGAGGCTCAGCCGATCGATTCGAGCGTTTTATCCGTAGCGGAGGGGCCTGGTGTGATCCATGGTAGCTCCGGTGCAGGGTTTCGGTTGCGAACACTCGGCCGGGTGCGTGCGGCAGGGACGCGGACACCCGTCGAGATCTATCAGCTGATTGTCCCGCTCGAAGGCCATCCACAGCTCAGCCAGGATGAACTGGAGCTATCGCGTGCCGCCTTTGCCGCATTCGGAGAGGGGCGGTGGGACGATGCCTATCAGCAGTTGCACGAATTGCCTGCGTGGGATCGACCGAAAGATGTGCTATTGCAACGAATTCTAGAGCATCACCGCGTCGCACCACCAGGCTGGGATGGCGTGCTCGCTTTTGCGAAGTAGCGAGTTCAAACGCGCCGACCGGCTACTGCGGTGATTCACGCCACGTCAAACTGTTGGGTTGCCATGACTTGACGGGCTTCTCTGCGTCGCGGGGCACGTCCATGTTCTGAATCTCAACAGGCAAACGCAGGTTCATAATAAAAGAGAGCGGAGACTCATGTCGCCGCTCTCTTTGTGTTCATGTTTTCGAACAGAGGATTGCACTCCGGCGTGGGTGCTGCGCTGGGGTGTGGTGTCAGCGCATTGGCTTACCCCGAACGACCCGTTTTGTTACGCACCGCTCGGTTTTACCGGCGTGCGCTCTTCTTCGAGTTGTTCAGGAGTCATGGTCGCCGGTGCGACTTTCTCCGTACTGTTGTCTGGGCCGCAACCGACCATTGGGACAATCAATCCGCCGACCAGCAGAAAGAGGGCGAGCGGGAGCGAGGTTGCGGGAGATGCGCTG comes from Allorhodopirellula heiligendammensis and encodes:
- the tyrS gene encoding tyrosine--tRNA ligase — protein: MTQSNSEAVAETSAGTSSTENLLEELRWRGLIHQTTDEDGLGKLLASGPQSIYIGFDPTASSLHVGGLMQLMMLRRFQRAGHRPIALVGGATGMIGDPSGKSEERNLLSAEQLQCNVDGVAAQMRRFLDFAGEAGFSGQNGALLLNNFDWMKGYSYLEFLRDVGKNFPIGTMMGKESVRSRINSDAGLSYTEFSYMLLQAYDFVHLSRTHGCRIQAGGSDQWGNITAGIDLGRRMTGDQLFGLTAPLLTTSDGKKMGKTEKGAIWLDADRTSPYAFYQYWVHVNDEDVMRCIAYLTEIDKDEYDELAERTDKAAGERAAQKRLAQWMTELVHGSEGLQSAERATTILFGGDIGNTPDAELQEIFADVPSCDVTTEQIAGDGLWIIEALQLAGLCSSGGDARRSVKENSISLNSVRVGDEQKRISREDFAGRSVVVLRRGKRKYALLKLMPDASLGEKNANAT
- the ispD gene encoding 2-C-methyl-D-erythritol 4-phosphate cytidylyltransferase, which produces MTSLPVASVAVVLPAAGSGQRFGDHANKLFAHLDGRPLWTHAAETLLRRVEVNLIWLVVSPQDHDRFADQVSSLSQPDRVRLVIGGAQRSDSVAAALAEINRSSSEATRWIAIHDAARPLLKDSDVSAVFECAAQTGAAILATPVTGTLKRGSGDNSACQTIDRRGVWVAQTPQVFAVDVVSQAYARHRGRPATDDAELVERTGHPVSLISGAADNLKITYPEDLAVAAALMQTRLS
- a CDS encoding DUF4404 family protein codes for the protein MRTQLEETLQQLRAQLAGLESLAPEQRRQLQTTVDEIEHSLDEQDVSSHSIATRLSDATAEFQESHPSLTNSVGRIADMLAQMGI
- the cobA gene encoding uroporphyrinogen-III C-methyltransferase; protein product: MISPQKNPIAHTAPGFVALVGAGPGHPELLTLRGEHWLRRCDVVLYDGLTNADMLAHAPQAECICVGKHGQTRIWTQPEIIAETLRHASEGKCVVRLKGGDPAVFARTSEEVDALVAAKIRYEIVPGITAALAAGSYAGIPITHRGIASAVALVTGHEEPGKSKSALDWAALAAFPGTLVIYMGVTTAQTWTQALLDAGKPPETPCALVRRCSLPDQQQISCRLDEVVEQLTPASRFRPPVITIVGEVTRLAETMDWFRRRPLHGQRVLVTRPADQADELARPLEELGASVVRHSVIEVSAPQDWSDVDGAIDRLPTFQTIVFASANGVRYFMDRILECGRDLRSLAGLRIAAVGNATAAALSKYHLVADTIPPQFDADGLIAELGESVRNERVLIIRASRGSHALPVGLRSAGADVAEVVAYQNTDAAAANPDIAAMLRRGEIDWVTVTSSATAENLERLYGDDLEKCRFAAISPITAEVLRRYHRRVDAIAPTATMQALADAIAAHE
- a CDS encoding adenylate/guanylate cyclase domain-containing protein; translation: MPDLIAQGAVESQGTTPGSGRWRRGLPEIAAGRDVLLGRQPQSSPPPERSSLLGGPAHVDVRAATAPGQRQKRHVAAIPWAVPWDSSISRHHAILTPLSGDRLQVERDPRARNPIFYRGKPRDQFVLVPGEHFVIGKTTFTLARRPGFSVEPNRDSRPAELAGGPAISDSSTSPTPDYMVGSDSGEVTEMAFAESALRQKNFYDSQARIELLARLPDLVAGSVSDDELFARVTDVLLRATPSASAVAIVRANVRDPDLQASESMSDASAMQILHYDVRDNQSNSHDVSTKLVNATLRRRDSVLHLWETLPSRPSAGQHGAEAEVPEYTVNENVDWAFCVPLRSEACRGWVLYVTGSRAGVMAAGTRMSGSSASDARTLVDRLSDDVKFAEVVGSLVSGIRQANQFQQRHAAMRRFFAPVVLDAIAGTDSENWLQPRECSLSVMFCDLRGFSLTSEIQGGQLLTLLEQVSDALGVMTKHILNTEGVIGDFHGDAAMGFWGWPLPLPHGTDPMIAASAAAAQAAADIRRDYARGETEFRCGIGIASGRAVAGRIGTVDQVKVTAFGPVVNLASRLEGLTKVFGVEIIVDHLTAKHLRGPASEAQPIDSSVLSVAEGPGVIHGSSGAGFRLRTLGRVRAAGTRTPVEIYQLIVPLEGHPQLSQDELELSRAAFAAFGEGRWDDAYQQLHELPAWDRPKDVLLQRILEHHRVAPPGWDGVLAFAK
- a CDS encoding class II fumarate hydratase encodes the protein MTNTRTERDSMGEVHVPADAYYGAQTQRAVENFPVSGWEMSPAMISAMGRVKWACGIANADLGKLTGSGKNPLSDKQVASMLSACQEIADGKLADQFPVDVFQTGSGTSSNMNINEVISNRAIEIDGGDRMSEGKSIHPNDHVNMGQSTNDTFPTAIHVATAVEIHNKLIPTLRRMHASLQAKAEAWDKIIKIGRTHLMDATPLRLGQEFGGFARQIEMSISRAERARDAVLELPVGGTAVGSGINTHPEFGARVAAELAKQTNIDFVEATNHFEGNANRDGLVEAHGQLKCIAQTLLGLANNIRWLGSGPRCGYYEIKLPTRQPGSSIMPGKVNPVMCESLMQIAARVIGNDTTVTVSGGCGGNFQLNIMMPVMGHTVLESIGLLDGGCAAFIEFCLDGMEPNEEACNAAVEQSLSMCTSLNPLIGYEQAAALAKEAFKTGQTIRELCEEKNLLPADQLKDALDPWKMTEPQA
- a CDS encoding DNA integrity scanning protein DisA nucleotide-binding domain protein, translating into MATQRLTKHNASMILAGVALKADRNADALLLLLDGGTDWKRISELTDASKNTVIIAVDTLEDLDGAAEAGLRPLALNKEKAPLLERLQEALLEAAADEMIRTNGEVVAVYSGFQQGRLDSISHLQLDERMRRFTVRDLQTLESSVPLKTIKAVVDLASQIGREGREGKAVGTMFVVGDTRKVLEHSSDGGVDPFRGYNKKHRNLLDPKVQEDAKEVAQLDGAFVVTSEGVIERSRQMLEVSHEDLKMTKGLGSRHWAAAAITRKTKAVSVVISQSTGTVRLYQNGFLILQIVPMDKAVKWQEFAFEPPQQSSED
- a CDS encoding HEAT repeat domain-containing protein; protein product: MTTSHANRRLGMGRRAILVVMLAAGTSGVTSGCKDGPMYALKTVNPYFTMRQWKRDEEIGITDHQRRQELQSLVKTMSGLPPERQAYWSKHLEQIYKHDANAEMRRLAVVAAGKSSDPSMLKLIEKSLEDDVIKVRMEACRALGNRREDEATRMLAETIGRSQNKDVRHAAISALAEHPGQVATNSLKLALEDRDPATQSLVIGALRQNTGKDYGDDPETWIAGLDGKDVDEKPRGGIGSYF
- the rpsT gene encoding 30S ribosomal protein S20, with the translated sequence MPNTQSAKKRLRQSEVRRLRNRGVRSNMRGAVRRVREAVAAGEHEKAQSEFRLACKKLDQAAARNVIHRNAAARTKSRLAAAVKKVAQAA
- a CDS encoding GntR family transcriptional regulator, with the protein product MLIRRASSTISRTPIQMGASQDAKRNEVSARTREPVGQEIHSIRAYQYLRNRLISGDFEPGTRLLYGPIGKELGVSATPVREAAGRLANEGLVDLVPQIGAVVRTIGRAELIEIYEVREIIEPGAAAIAARKATADQIASIEAELTKMYAAAADQERSGTDVAGREIKREFDRADLSFHMRSLEATGNRAIVQTATHSHALIRVFGIRKNIHDADSMKLTCAQHQAILDAIASHDADAAAAAALEHIQYGLMLYLKLMEQLGMESDIGQASEVE